Within Alphaproteobacteria bacterium, the genomic segment CCCATGTTGCGCAGCATAAATCCCAGATCCTCAGTGGCGATGTTGCCGGTGGCCTTCGGCGCAAAGGGGCAGCCGCCGATGCCGCCCAACGACGAATCGAACACCTTCACCCCGGCCTCGACGGCCGCGGCGGCGTTGGCGAAGCCGGTGTTGCGGGTGTTGTGGAAGTGACAGCCCAGCGTCATGTCCGCGCCCACGGCGTCACGCACGGCGCCGAAGCGTTCCTTGACCTGGGGCGGCACGCCCGAGCCGATGCTGTCGGCCAGGCCAATCTCGCCGGCACCGCCGGCGGCCAGGCGCTTGGCCAGGCGCACCACTTGTTCCAGCGGCACCTCGCCCTCGAAGGGGCAGCCAAAGGCGGCGCCGATGGCGGCCGAGAGTTTTATGCCGGCGCCTGTCACCTGGGCCGCGATGTCGTCGTAGCCCTTGAGCGTCTCGGCGATTTCGCGGCCCTGGTTGCGCTGGTTGAAGGTCTCGCTGGCGATAACCACATAGCGCACCTCGTCGACGCCGGCGGCGATGGCGCGTTCGGCACCCCGGGCGTTCAGCGCCAGGCCCGCAATCTGCACGCCCTCGGGCCGCTTGATGCCGGCCATCACGGCCTCGGGATCGGCCATCTGCGGCACCCGCTTGGGGTTGACGAAGCTTACCGCCTCGATGCGCGGCAAGCCGGCCGCCGATAGGCGGTCGATGAACTCGATACGCTCGGCCACGCTCCAGATGCGGGCGGCATTTTGCAGGCCGTCGCGGGGGCCCACGTCGC encodes:
- a CDS encoding hydroxymethylglutaryl-CoA lyase, with protein sequence MRTIEICDVGPRDGLQNAARIWSVAERIEFIDRLSAAGLPRIEAVSFVNPKRVPQMADPEAVMAGIKRPEGVQIAGLALNARGAERAIAAGVDEVRYVVIASETFNQRNQGREIAETLKGYDDIAAQVTGAGIKLSAAIGAAFGCPFEGEVPLEQVVRLAKRLAAGGAGEIGLADSIGSGVPPQVKERFGAVRDAVGADMTLGCHFHNTRNTGFANAAAAVEAGVKVFDSSLGGIGGCPFAPKATGNIATEDLGFMLRNMGLDTGLDLEALLDTAAWVEGYFEEPLPGLVMKAGLFPEVAAKEAAE